One stretch of Candidatus Methylomirabilota bacterium DNA includes these proteins:
- the lepB gene encoding signal peptidase I: MTINGTQTQPEETPSPAEAVTPVRRKSLVREYAEAIFIAVLLALVIRQCGVQAFTIPSGSMMDTLLVGDYILVNKFLYGAELPLTDAHLPGLRKPRRGDIVVFKYPNDESRDFIKRIVAVEGDTVQVQDNRVILNGRLLEEPYVRPGSIPAVPSTHCGYLYACDPLVVPAGSYFVMGDNRDNSQDSRYWGFVHRDKIRGKAFLIYWSWNAESHWPRWTRLGHWLP; the protein is encoded by the coding sequence ATGACCATCAACGGCACCCAGACCCAGCCGGAAGAAACCCCGTCGCCCGCCGAGGCCGTCACCCCGGTTCGGCGCAAGTCCCTCGTCCGCGAGTACGCCGAGGCGATCTTCATCGCCGTGCTCCTGGCCCTGGTCATCCGGCAGTGCGGGGTCCAGGCCTTCACCATTCCGTCGGGCTCGATGATGGACACCCTGCTCGTGGGCGACTACATCCTCGTGAACAAGTTCCTCTACGGGGCCGAGCTGCCCCTCACGGACGCCCACCTGCCGGGCCTGCGCAAGCCGCGGCGCGGGGACATCGTCGTCTTCAAGTACCCGAACGACGAGAGCCGGGACTTCATCAAGCGCATCGTGGCCGTGGAGGGCGACACCGTGCAGGTGCAGGACAATCGGGTCATCCTCAACGGGCGCCTCCTCGAGGAGCCCTACGTGCGCCCGGGCTCCATCCCCGCCGTTCCCTCCACGCACTGCGGCTATCTCTACGCGTGTGATCCCCTCGTGGTCCCCGCGGGCTCCTACTTCGTCATGGGGGACAACCGCGACAATTCCCAGGACAGCCGCTACTGGGGCTTCGTCCATCGGGACAAGATCCGCGGCAAGGCCTTCCTGATCTACTGGTCCTGGAACGCCGAGAGCCATTGGCCGCGGTGGACGCGCCTCGGCCACTGGCTGCCGTAA
- the hrcA gene encoding heat-inducible transcriptional repressor HrcA, whose product MSEPALDPRLRQVLLAVIAEYVETAQPVGSRAVARRHVRGLSPATIRNAMADLEDMGFLTHPHTSAGRVPTDKAYRFYVNALGEVPWKTAPSGQKTTEAATASADGAQRLMAETPTRLSDGTHMTGMLLAPPLRRTALDRIELVGLGEDRALAVVVTDTGWVTARALTPLPRPSVEELREIGRTLTRRYRGKTFQTIVEDIERPADPLDPLWTRSGGLLDQIVALLRDRNLYISGAINLLDHPDLSDVGTMRGLLRAFEEKARLVDLLTRMAEERGVQVLIGSENPVEDMRECSLITSTYTYRGQVLGVLGVVGPRRMPYGDVISLVDETARLVSDSLSRVQRELYLPG is encoded by the coding sequence ATGTCTGAGCCCGCGCTGGATCCGCGTCTGCGCCAGGTGCTGCTGGCCGTCATCGCGGAGTACGTCGAGACCGCCCAGCCCGTCGGCTCGCGCGCCGTGGCCCGCCGCCACGTCCGCGGGCTCTCGCCCGCGACCATCCGCAATGCCATGGCCGATCTCGAGGACATGGGCTTCCTCACGCACCCGCACACCTCGGCCGGGCGCGTGCCCACGGACAAGGCCTACCGCTTCTACGTCAATGCGCTGGGCGAGGTGCCGTGGAAGACCGCGCCGAGCGGCCAGAAGACCACGGAGGCGGCGACCGCTTCGGCGGACGGGGCCCAGCGGCTCATGGCTGAGACGCCCACCCGACTCTCGGACGGCACGCACATGACGGGGATGCTCCTCGCCCCTCCGCTCCGCCGCACGGCGCTGGACCGTATCGAGCTCGTCGGTCTGGGCGAAGACCGCGCCCTCGCCGTGGTGGTGACGGATACGGGCTGGGTGACGGCGCGCGCCCTCACCCCCCTGCCGCGGCCGAGCGTCGAGGAGCTGCGGGAGATCGGCCGGACGCTGACGCGCCGCTATCGCGGCAAGACCTTCCAGACCATCGTGGAGGACATCGAGCGCCCGGCAGATCCGCTCGACCCCCTTTGGACGCGGAGCGGCGGCCTGCTCGACCAGATCGTCGCGCTCCTGCGGGACCGCAATCTCTACATCAGCGGCGCCATCAATCTGCTCGACCATCCGGACCTGAGCGACGTGGGCACCATGCGCGGCCTCTTGCGGGCCTTCGAGGAGAAGGCGCGCCTCGTGGATCTCCTCACGCGGATGGCCGAGGAGCGCGGGGTCCAGGTCCTCATCGGCAGCGAGAATCCCGTGGAGGACATGCGCGAGTGCAGCCTCATCACCTCGACCTACACCTATCGCGGCCAGGTCCTGGGCGTGCTGGGCGTGGTCGGCCCGCGGCGCATGCCGTACGGAGACGTCATCTCGCTCGTGGACGAGACGGCCCGCCTCGTCTCGGACTCCCTTTCAAGGGTCCAACGCGAGCTTTACCTACCTGGTTAG
- the hemW gene encoding radical SAM family heme chaperone HemW: protein MSGLAAWVPRARVLGAYLHIPFCTQRCGYCSFNTAPDAPGAVARFVPALLGEIDLAAKAPWAAAMRLKSVFLGGGTPSLLPPEAMAAILDRLRAHFPIEPSAEITVECNPESVSVERLTGYRNAGVTRISLGVQSLDDRILPSLDRLHTGRQAREAFDAARAAGFVDVSVDLIYGLPKLDVPTWETTVKGVLGWQPDHLSAYALTLDEGSLWHAKGVSAGRVAGRGGPGAPPSETSENPILLPPEETATTQYRRMTELAAEAGFEHYEVSNYARPGHRSAHNQIYWRAEEYLGFGPGACGFLGEVRYANVKAVDRWAAMIAAGEAPVGSHETLTPRQRMAERLMLGLRLREGVPAEWLEERVALDGSRLRGVLAAWTERGLLVTEDGRARLTEPGFLLSDALFMELL from the coding sequence ATGAGCGGGCTCGCGGCGTGGGTACCGCGGGCGAGGGTCCTCGGCGCGTACCTGCATATCCCGTTCTGCACTCAGCGGTGCGGCTACTGCTCCTTTAACACGGCGCCCGACGCGCCCGGGGCCGTCGCGCGCTTCGTGCCGGCCCTCCTTGGCGAGATCGATCTGGCCGCGAAGGCGCCGTGGGCGGCGGCGATGCGTCTCAAGAGCGTCTTCCTGGGCGGCGGCACGCCCTCCTTGCTGCCCCCCGAAGCCATGGCGGCGATCCTGGACCGTCTGCGCGCGCACTTTCCCATCGAGCCTTCGGCGGAGATCACCGTCGAGTGCAATCCCGAATCAGTCAGCGTCGAGCGGCTCACCGGCTACAGGAATGCGGGCGTCACGCGGATCAGCCTCGGGGTCCAGAGCCTCGACGACCGCATCCTGCCCTCGCTCGACCGGCTCCACACGGGGCGCCAGGCTCGCGAGGCTTTCGACGCGGCCCGGGCCGCCGGCTTTGTCGACGTGAGCGTGGATCTCATCTATGGCCTCCCGAAGCTCGACGTCCCGACCTGGGAGACCACGGTCAAGGGCGTGCTGGGCTGGCAGCCCGATCATCTCTCGGCCTATGCCCTCACCCTCGACGAGGGGAGCCTGTGGCATGCCAAGGGCGTGTCGGCAGGGCGAGTTGCAGGACGTGGTGGGCCTGGGGCCCCACCGTCCGAGACGAGCGAAAATCCAATACTCCTGCCGCCCGAGGAGACCGCGACCACCCAGTACCGGCGAATGACCGAGCTCGCGGCCGAGGCGGGCTTCGAGCACTACGAAGTGTCCAACTATGCCCGGCCCGGCCATCGCTCCGCCCACAATCAGATCTACTGGCGGGCCGAGGAGTACCTGGGCTTCGGGCCCGGGGCCTGCGGATTCCTGGGCGAGGTGCGCTATGCCAACGTCAAGGCCGTGGATCGCTGGGCGGCCATGATCGCGGCCGGAGAGGCGCCCGTGGGCTCACATGAGACCTTGACGCCGCGCCAGCGGATGGCCGAGCGGCTCATGCTTGGCTTGCGCCTGCGCGAGGGTGTCCCCGCCGAGTGGCTGGAGGAGCGGGTCGCCCTCGATGGCTCCCGCCTCCGCGGCGTGCTGGCCGCGTGGACCGAGCGCGGCCTCCTCGTTACCGAGGATGGACGGGCGCGGCTCACGGAGCCGGGCTTCCTCCTCTCGGACGCCCTCTTCATGGAGCTCCTGTGA